One Oryza brachyantha chromosome 3, ObraRS2, whole genome shotgun sequence DNA segment encodes these proteins:
- the LOC102700514 gene encoding pseudouridine kinase: MAETTTTSSALRRMESVRRHILPASKPVLHQNPLSAMRLDPSPVIIGGMVLDIHAKPSMQPHPGTTVPGMVKYISGGVARNIAECIYKLETRLFMISVVGNDMAGDFLLKYWRSAGLSTDGILQVDDVTTPIVSNVFDGNGELIVGVASVGAVENFLSPSWIYQFCLHISTAPLLMLDANLSPESLEAACKIAHESGVPVFFEPVSLVKSSRIAPIAEYITYTSPNEIELVAMANSLSAPKKYSFVKMEQFKNKTKAVDYLFKMLKPAMFFLLEKGIKFLLVTLGSNGVFVCCKECTSLMKVQRKYEMMSFSTPVREKLEQCFPSNMLINLPREGSSRTYVFHLPAVSASVVSLTGAGDCFVGGVISALCGGLDMVQSVAVGIATAKASVESEANIPDKFSVATIADDAKRTLLSAKTMWCQ, from the exons ATGGCGgagaccaccaccacctcctctgcCCTGCGGAGGATGGAGTCTGTCCGCCGCCACATTCTCCCAGCATCAAAGCCTGTCCTTCACCAG AATCCATTAAGCGCCATGAGGTTGGATCCATCTCCAGTCATTATTGGGGGGATGGTGCTGGACATCCACGCCAAGCCATCCATGCAGCCACATCCTGGGACGACTGTGCCTGGGATG GTCAAGTACATCAGTGGGGGAGTAGCAAGAAATATTGCTGAGTGCATTTATAAGCTTGAGACTCGATTATTCATGATAAGCGTTGTTGGAAATGATATGGCAG GGGATTTCCTATTGAAATACTGGAGGTCGGCAGGACTAAGTACAGATG GAATACTGCAGGTTGATGATGTAACAACCCCAATAGTATCAAATGTATTCGATGGGAATGGTGAATTAATTGTTGGCGTTGCAAGTGTTGGGGCAGTT gaaaattttctttctcctaGCTGGATATATCAGTTCTGTCTACATATCTCCACTGCTCCGCTACTAATGCTTGATGCAAATTTATCTCCTGAGTCACTTGAAGCTGCCTGCAAAA tAGCACATGAATCAGGAGTGCCTGTGTTTTTTGAGCCTGTCTCACTTGTGAAGAGTTCAAGGATTGCACCAATCGCAGAATAT ATTACTTACACTTCGCCGAATGAGATTGAGCTTGTGGCAATGGCAAATTCACTATCTGCTCCCAAgaaatatagttttgtcaaaatgGAGCAGTTCAAGAACAAAACGAAAGCTGTagattatttgtttaaaatgCTCAAGCCAGCAATGTTTTTTCTCCTTGAGAAGGGCATAAAGTTTCTTCTGGTGACCCTTGGCTCAAATGGTGTTTTTGTATGTTGCAAAGAGTGCACGAGCTTGATGAAGGTTCAACGGAAGTATGAAATGATGTCTTTCTCAACTCCAGTACGCGAAAAATTGGAGCAATGTTTTCCATCTAACATGCTCATAAATTTGCCTAGAGAAGGCTCTTCCAGAACATATGTTTTTCATTTGCCTGCGGTGTCTGCCTCAGTAGTTAGCCTCACAGGGGCTGGTGATTGTTTTGTCGGTGGAGTGATTTCAGCTCTATGTGGAGGTTTGGATATGGTGCAATCTGTTGCAGTTGGGATTGCTACAGCAAAAGCATCAGTGGAATCTGAAGCTAACATACCTGATAAGTTTTCTGTTGCAACTATTGCAG ACGATGCAAAAAGAACGTTGCTATCGGCTAAAACGATGTGGTGCCAATGA
- the LOC107303940 gene encoding (R)-specific enoyl-CoA hydratase, translated as MRTFLRRLVATAAVPMGRSSTTVAAAPPVVLKVGDALRDRRLFTDGEVEAYAGLSGDRNPVHLDDVFARQVGGFEHGRVVHGMLVASLFPALVAAHFPGAVYARQSLKFAAPVYVGKEVLVQVQVLHIRASATKYIVKFGTKCFTNGSENSPAVDGEALTVLPSLRLRDNN; from the exons ATGCGAACATTCCTGCGGCGACTGGTGGCCACGGCGGCCGTCCCTATGGGGCGTTCCAGTACGACGGTGGCAGCGGCGCCACCGGTCGTCCTCAAGGTCGGCGACGCGCTGCGTGACCGCCGCCTCTTCACGGATGGGGAGGTGGAAGCATATGCGGGGCTGAGTGGTGACCGCAACCCGGTGCACCTGGACGACGTCTTCGCCCGCCAAGTGGGAGGGTTCGAGCATGGCCGCGTCGTGCACGGGATGCTTGTCGCCTCGCTCTTCCCCGCCCTCGTTGCCGCCCACTTC CCTGGAGCTGTGTACGCACGGCAGTCACTGAAGTTTGCGGCGCCTGTGTACGTGGGCAAGGAGGTGCTCGTGCAGGTTCAGGTGCTGCACATCAGAGCATCTGCCACAAAATACAT TGTCAAATTTGGAACCAAGTGCTTCACCAATGGCAGTGAAAACTCCCCTGCCGTTGATGGTGAAGCCTTGACTGTGCTCCCCTCGCTGCGCCTCAGAGATAACAACTGA